The following proteins are encoded in a genomic region of Bradyrhizobium sp. SK17:
- a CDS encoding ABC transporter substrate-binding protein, whose protein sequence is MWKRVMLTLAIAGVVTSGASAQSRRVAIAGWGPHPTLNETIAGFKKGLAEGGFAEGRDVTFDETNVNFDAALIPQMLTRLAGAQPDLMVTVATPVSIAARNQLRSRSFPIVFMPIADPVHAKLVPSWDKGDRLMTGSSVALDYAAGLTFFRGLLPNLKRLGVLYDTGDDSSKAAVDGMEAAASGSGVTIVKIGVDNPNELSQRVQSAVGQVDALFTVASGRIQQGMAAISATADRAKLPVITSIPDAVRQNYALAAFAVSFAQSGEAAGRIAARILKGTDPATIPPYRATAAEHVPMISSRKLAVLGLQVPPALSACNCLVD, encoded by the coding sequence ATGTGGAAGCGTGTCATGTTGACGCTGGCGATCGCCGGCGTCGTGACGTCGGGTGCGTCGGCGCAGAGCAGGCGGGTTGCGATCGCCGGATGGGGCCCGCATCCGACGCTCAACGAGACGATCGCCGGCTTCAAGAAGGGGCTTGCCGAAGGCGGTTTCGCCGAAGGCCGCGACGTGACGTTCGACGAGACCAACGTCAATTTCGACGCCGCTCTGATTCCGCAGATGTTGACCCGCCTTGCGGGTGCGCAGCCGGATCTGATGGTGACGGTGGCAACCCCGGTTTCGATCGCCGCGCGCAATCAGCTGCGGTCGCGCAGCTTTCCCATCGTGTTCATGCCGATCGCCGATCCCGTGCACGCCAAGCTCGTGCCGTCGTGGGACAAGGGCGATCGCTTGATGACGGGATCCTCCGTCGCGCTCGACTACGCAGCCGGTCTCACCTTCTTCAGGGGGCTGTTGCCGAACCTGAAGCGTCTCGGCGTGCTCTACGACACCGGTGACGACAGCTCGAAGGCGGCCGTCGACGGCATGGAGGCGGCCGCTTCCGGCAGCGGCGTCACGATCGTCAAGATCGGCGTCGATAACCCTAATGAATTGTCGCAGCGGGTGCAGTCGGCGGTCGGGCAGGTCGATGCGCTGTTCACCGTGGCATCGGGACGCATCCAGCAGGGAATGGCGGCGATCTCGGCGACCGCCGATCGTGCCAAGCTTCCGGTGATCACGTCCATCCCGGACGCGGTGCGGCAGAACTACGCGCTGGCGGCTTTCGCGGTGTCGTTCGCCCAATCGGGCGAGGCGGCCGGGCGGATCGCCGCGCGCATTCTCAAAGGTACGGATCCGGCGACCATCCCGCCGTATCGCGCGACCGCTGCCGAGCACGTGCCGATGATCAGCAGCCGCAAGCTCGCCGTCCTCGGGCTTCAGGTGCCGCCGGCGCTCAGCGCTTGCAACTGCCTCGTGGATTGA
- a CDS encoding PaaI family thioesterase, protein MLDVDAFRRIVETAAFHQFIGLKLDRADDVAGLVVLRLPYSPALSIFPDAGVYHGGVIAALIDVAGAVACGLKTGRPTPTANFRVDFLKSPAKIDLIATGRLVRAGKALSVADVEISDDKGEVYAVGRGTFSTTASFKAISAGAASALTGNPPTARTEN, encoded by the coding sequence ATGCTCGATGTCGATGCATTCCGCCGCATTGTGGAAACGGCCGCCTTTCACCAGTTCATCGGGCTGAAGCTCGACCGGGCGGACGATGTCGCCGGACTCGTGGTGCTGCGTCTGCCCTATAGCCCGGCGCTCAGCATCTTCCCCGATGCCGGCGTCTACCATGGTGGCGTCATCGCTGCGCTGATCGATGTCGCCGGTGCGGTCGCCTGCGGCCTGAAGACCGGACGTCCGACCCCGACAGCGAACTTCCGCGTCGACTTCCTGAAATCGCCGGCGAAGATCGATCTGATCGCCACCGGAAGGCTGGTGCGAGCCGGCAAGGCGTTGTCGGTCGCCGACGTCGAGATCAGCGACGACAAGGGCGAGGTCTACGCCGTTGGGCGTGGCACGTTCAGCACGACCGCGTCGTTCAAGGCGATCAGTGCCGGTGCAGCAAGTGCGCTGACCGGAAACCCGCCCACGGCCAGGACCGAAAACTAG
- a CDS encoding ABC transporter permease, with product MIGVFLNLVPVTLVQSLVYSLVAIAIMIPFRTLSLPDLTVEGSFPLGGCVAAALITAGFNPWAGTVFAVAAGALAGAATALIHLRLRIPSLLAGILVATMIWSVDLRAMGMPNRSVAPELSVYDAITPDILLSNWLQVAVFAALVGSVVLALIGFYRTEMGLSLRCVGANARLSPALGISPRTYVVLGFSLANGLAALGGALVVQQQGYADVTMGFGILVNALAALIIGEAIVGQASIERQIIAPVVGSIVYYQLVSLGLATGLHPSDLKFLTGAFVLITLGLPLLTGRTRPAVGT from the coding sequence ATGATCGGCGTCTTTCTCAATCTCGTGCCGGTCACGCTGGTGCAGAGCCTGGTTTACAGTCTCGTCGCCATCGCCATCATGATTCCGTTCAGGACATTGTCATTGCCCGACCTGACCGTGGAGGGCAGCTTTCCCCTCGGCGGCTGCGTTGCCGCCGCGCTGATCACGGCGGGGTTCAATCCGTGGGCAGGTACGGTGTTTGCGGTGGCCGCGGGCGCTCTCGCCGGCGCGGCGACGGCGCTGATCCATCTGCGCCTGCGCATTCCATCGCTGCTTGCCGGAATCCTGGTGGCGACCATGATCTGGAGTGTCGATCTGCGGGCGATGGGCATGCCGAACCGCTCGGTGGCGCCGGAGCTGTCGGTCTACGACGCGATCACCCCCGACATCCTGCTCAGCAACTGGCTGCAAGTGGCGGTGTTCGCCGCCCTCGTCGGCTCGGTCGTGCTCGCCTTGATCGGCTTCTATCGTACGGAGATGGGGCTGTCGCTGCGCTGCGTCGGCGCCAATGCGCGGCTGTCGCCGGCGCTCGGCATTTCGCCGCGCACCTATGTCGTACTGGGCTTCAGCCTCGCCAACGGTCTCGCGGCGCTCGGCGGTGCGCTGGTGGTCCAGCAGCAGGGCTACGCCGACGTCACGATGGGCTTCGGCATCCTGGTGAACGCGCTTGCGGCGTTGATCATCGGCGAGGCGATCGTTGGCCAGGCGTCGATCGAGCGACAGATCATCGCGCCTGTCGTCGGCTCGATTGTCTACTACCAGCTCGTCTCGCTGGGGCTCGCGACCGGACTGCATCCGTCTGATCTCAAGTTCCTGACCGGGGCTTTCGTCCTGATCACGCTCGGACTGCCGCTGCTGACCGGGCGGACGAGGCCGGCGGTCGGGACATGA
- a CDS encoding IclR family transcriptional regulator: MARKTKPTGRGRAAAARTSAADRVQGIQSVEIGFAVLDVLADSPGPLTLGEAARRAGLSLSQTRRYLVSLVRCGLATQDDATGLYDLGSRSLRIGLAALARVEAIDLATTALKELVAKTLEGGTLTVWGDGGPTVVRWFRGGGIGVTSLGLGTVFPLFASATGHVFLTYLTEDNTRARLERELGAGFLASPEGRRSVDAVKAKVRKSGFGWLKGHFVENIRGAAAPVFDSQGELVAVLAIAGPDRQATATDSAVQALVEAAAQVSRQLCFSGTPRVSQK; this comes from the coding sequence ATGGCAAGAAAGACGAAGCCGACGGGACGCGGGCGGGCAGCCGCGGCGCGGACCTCGGCCGCCGATCGGGTTCAAGGCATCCAGTCGGTCGAGATCGGGTTTGCGGTCCTGGACGTCCTTGCCGACAGTCCGGGGCCGTTGACGCTGGGCGAGGCGGCGCGCCGCGCCGGACTGTCGCTGAGCCAGACGCGCCGCTACCTCGTTAGTCTCGTGCGCTGTGGTCTTGCGACCCAGGACGATGCGACGGGGCTCTACGATCTCGGCTCGCGTTCCCTGAGGATAGGCCTCGCTGCACTTGCCCGCGTCGAGGCGATCGATCTCGCGACCACGGCGCTCAAGGAACTGGTGGCCAAGACGCTGGAAGGCGGCACCCTGACCGTCTGGGGCGATGGCGGACCGACGGTGGTGCGCTGGTTCAGGGGCGGCGGCATCGGTGTCACGTCGCTGGGTCTCGGCACGGTGTTTCCGCTGTTCGCATCCGCGACCGGGCATGTCTTCCTGACCTATCTGACCGAGGACAACACCCGCGCGCGGCTCGAGCGCGAACTCGGCGCCGGGTTTCTTGCCTCGCCGGAAGGACGGCGCTCGGTCGATGCGGTCAAGGCCAAGGTGCGCAAGTCCGGCTTCGGTTGGCTCAAGGGCCATTTCGTCGAGAATATCCGCGGTGCTGCGGCGCCTGTGTTCGATTCCCAGGGCGAACTCGTGGCTGTGCTTGCCATCGCCGGCCCCGACCGGCAGGCGACCGCTACCGACTCCGCCGTGCAGGCTTTGGTCGAAGCCGCGGCGCAGGTGTCGCGGCAATTGTGCTTCTCCGGTACACCTCGCGTGAGCCAGAAATGA
- a CDS encoding PLP-dependent cysteine synthase family protein — MSDDLHIESLLSGGAGAGLERALPSAVDRNWAAQALALIETDQRRSADTHLLHFDVPALSGLSIYLKDESTHPTGSLKHRLARSLFLYGICNGRVRGDTPIVEASSGSTAVSEAYFARLLGLPFYAVMPASTSREKIEAIERQGGHCHLMQHPAQIYAEAAALAERLKGVYLDQFTFAERATDWRGNNNIAESIFQQMSGEPHAVPAVIVMSAGTGGTTATIGRYIRYRRYSTRLCVVDVENSVFFDAYRHGDREVTGERPSRIEGIGRPRVEPSFLSEVIDEMIRIPDAASLAAMRVLSHRLGRKVGGSTGTNFFGLCLVAARMLRAGERGSLVTLICDGGDRYLQSYYNDEWIAAQGLELAPYERCIESFLSGDPCD, encoded by the coding sequence ATGAGCGATGACCTCCATATCGAATCCCTGTTGTCGGGCGGAGCTGGTGCTGGTCTCGAGCGGGCGCTCCCCTCCGCCGTCGATCGTAACTGGGCGGCGCAGGCGCTTGCCCTGATCGAGACCGACCAGCGGCGGTCGGCGGACACCCATCTCCTGCATTTCGATGTCCCCGCCCTGAGCGGGCTGTCGATCTACCTGAAGGACGAATCGACCCATCCGACCGGCAGCCTCAAGCATCGCCTGGCCCGCTCGTTATTCCTGTATGGCATCTGCAACGGCCGCGTCCGCGGCGACACGCCGATCGTCGAGGCCTCGTCGGGCTCGACCGCGGTGTCCGAGGCCTACTTCGCGCGGCTGCTCGGCCTGCCGTTCTATGCCGTGATGCCGGCGAGTACCTCGCGCGAGAAGATCGAGGCGATCGAGCGGCAGGGCGGACACTGTCACCTGATGCAGCATCCCGCGCAGATCTATGCGGAGGCTGCTGCTCTCGCCGAGCGCCTGAAGGGCGTCTATCTCGACCAGTTCACTTTTGCCGAGCGTGCGACCGACTGGCGCGGCAACAACAATATCGCCGAGTCGATCTTTCAGCAGATGAGCGGCGAACCGCACGCGGTACCGGCCGTCATCGTGATGAGTGCCGGCACCGGCGGTACCACGGCGACCATCGGCCGTTATATCCGCTATCGGCGCTACAGCACGCGCCTGTGCGTCGTCGACGTCGAGAACTCGGTGTTCTTCGATGCGTACCGCCATGGCGATCGCGAGGTAACCGGCGAGCGACCGTCGCGTATCGAAGGCATCGGACGGCCGCGGGTCGAACCATCGTTCCTCAGCGAGGTGATCGATGAGATGATCCGCATTCCCGACGCGGCTTCACTGGCCGCGATGCGGGTGCTGTCACACCGGCTTGGTCGCAAGGTGGGCGGGTCGACCGGCACCAATTTCTTCGGCTTGTGCCTTGTTGCAGCGCGGATGCTGCGGGCGGGCGAAAGAGGATCACTGGTGACGTTGATTTGCGACGGGGGAGATCGGTACCTCCAGAGCTACTACAATGACGAGTGGATCGCGGCACAAGGTCTCGAACTTGCGCCCTACGAGCGGTGTATTGAAAGCTTTCTATCCGGAGACCCCTGCGACTAG
- a CDS encoding ABC transporter ATP-binding protein has translation MIVASGLRKVFNAGTASEKIAIAGLDLEVAAADVVAVIGGNGAGKSTLLNLLGGALSADAGRIMIDGSDMTRMSEHGRSSVVARVFQDPMIGTAPSLTVGENMTLALMRASGRGLRRAVTRSRLDDFRAALAGLRLGLENRLDAQAGSLSGGQRQALALAMATLRPPKLLLLDEHTAALDPRTSELVMEATAALVRQGRLTTLMVTHNMQHALSYASRIVMMDAGHIVADIGEEKAAMTVADLVARFHLTDDRIVLARAGAR, from the coding sequence ATGATCGTCGCTTCCGGGCTACGCAAGGTCTTCAATGCCGGGACGGCATCGGAGAAGATCGCGATCGCCGGCCTCGATCTCGAGGTCGCAGCGGCGGACGTCGTCGCCGTGATCGGCGGCAACGGCGCTGGCAAGAGCACGCTGCTCAATCTCCTGGGCGGCGCCTTGAGCGCAGATGCCGGTCGGATCATGATCGACGGATCCGATATGACGCGGATGTCCGAGCACGGCCGGTCCAGCGTCGTCGCACGCGTGTTCCAGGACCCGATGATCGGCACCGCGCCTTCGCTCACGGTCGGAGAGAACATGACGCTGGCCCTGATGCGCGCGAGCGGGCGCGGATTGCGCCGCGCGGTCACGCGCAGCCGTCTCGACGACTTCCGCGCTGCGCTCGCCGGACTTCGGCTCGGCCTCGAAAACCGCCTGGACGCTCAGGCCGGTAGTCTGTCCGGCGGCCAGCGCCAGGCGCTGGCATTGGCAATGGCGACATTGCGGCCACCGAAGCTGCTGCTGCTCGACGAACATACCGCTGCGCTCGATCCACGGACCTCGGAACTGGTGATGGAAGCGACCGCGGCGCTGGTGCGCCAGGGGCGCCTGACCACGCTGATGGTCACCCACAACATGCAGCATGCGCTGTCATATGCGTCGCGTATCGTGATGATGGATGCCGGGCATATCGTCGCCGATATCGGTGAGGAGAAGGCAGCCATGACGGTCGCCGATCTGGTCGCGCGCTTCCATCTCACCGACGATCGCATCGTCCTGGCGCGAGCAGGTGCACGATGA
- a CDS encoding VOC family protein produces MANHPIAEIDHLLTYVRDLDVAASLFHRMGFTLSPISRIEPMGISNHLVLMQPQTEGFANYIELMASHDRSRLPPAMARTLSGEQGVKSMVLGARDAAAAQRVMAAAGFDAGQPVHVRREWVIAPGESVFPEFDVILPVDAPLAFNACRYYDVGLYLRQGWLSHANTAQHFGGVFAVAADPARWRDSFSGLFASGQHLRPSPGQVWLDVLSPGDAQARFGTGGALMGAEARYLGYEIVVESIAALRACLEQGKIRHRLDGDIVYIDPEIGFGNLIVFRQRGR; encoded by the coding sequence ATGGCCAACCATCCCATCGCCGAAATCGACCACCTGCTGACTTACGTGCGCGACCTCGACGTCGCCGCGTCGCTGTTCCATCGCATGGGGTTCACGCTGTCGCCGATCAGCCGCATCGAGCCGATGGGCATCTCCAACCACCTCGTGCTGATGCAGCCGCAGACCGAAGGGTTTGCCAACTATATCGAACTGATGGCGTCGCACGATCGCAGCCGACTGCCACCTGCGATGGCGCGAACGCTGTCGGGTGAGCAGGGCGTCAAGTCGATGGTACTCGGCGCCCGCGATGCCGCCGCGGCCCAGCGCGTGATGGCTGCCGCCGGATTCGACGCGGGACAGCCGGTTCATGTCCGCCGCGAATGGGTGATCGCGCCCGGCGAGTCCGTATTTCCGGAGTTCGACGTGATCCTGCCCGTCGATGCGCCGCTCGCTTTCAATGCCTGCCGTTACTATGACGTCGGGTTGTATTTGCGTCAGGGCTGGCTGTCCCACGCCAACACCGCGCAGCATTTCGGAGGCGTGTTCGCAGTAGCGGCCGATCCGGCTCGCTGGCGCGACAGCTTCAGCGGCTTGTTTGCCAGCGGACAGCACCTGCGTCCAAGCCCGGGACAGGTCTGGCTCGACGTGCTGTCGCCCGGGGATGCCCAGGCGCGCTTCGGCACCGGCGGCGCGTTAATGGGCGCAGAGGCCCGCTATCTCGGTTATGAGATCGTGGTGGAATCGATCGCGGCCCTGCGAGCATGCCTCGAGCAGGGCAAGATTCGTCACCGCCTCGACGGCGACATCGTTTACATCGACCCGGAAATCGGCTTTGGAAACCTGATCGTTTTCCGACAGCGCGGGCGCTAG
- a CDS encoding zinc-binding dehydrogenase → MKAVFFETHGDLSVLQYGDLPRPEPAPGWVRLRVRACGLNYLDIFSRRGMPGIKVELPGVTGGDCAGVIDKLGDGVEGWTVGERVLPVSHHVDWSTGQFEMLGETRNGAMAEYCTVRASQLMRIPDDVPDEKAAALPCAYGTAHRMLHTRGQIKAGETVLVLGASGGVGTACVLLAKLAGCKVIAAAGSDDKCARLRDLGADETINYSAVKIDKYVRETTGSLLRGGGVDVVVNFTAGDTWAPSMRCVRRFGRLLCCGGTGGYAAVTDIPYLFMSEMSIIGSTGWDRSDQEACLGLVARGLLDPPIDRVCALSDGIAAVRAIEERAVVGKVIVKP, encoded by the coding sequence ATGAAGGCGGTTTTTTTCGAAACGCACGGCGACTTGTCAGTTTTGCAGTATGGCGACCTGCCGCGGCCCGAGCCTGCACCCGGCTGGGTCCGCCTGCGGGTCCGCGCCTGCGGTCTCAATTACCTCGACATCTTTTCCCGGCGCGGCATGCCCGGCATCAAGGTCGAACTGCCGGGAGTTACCGGCGGCGATTGTGCCGGCGTAATCGACAAGCTCGGGGATGGCGTCGAAGGCTGGACGGTCGGCGAGCGTGTGCTGCCGGTGTCGCATCACGTCGACTGGAGCACTGGCCAGTTCGAGATGCTCGGCGAGACGCGCAATGGCGCGATGGCCGAGTACTGCACGGTTCGCGCCAGCCAGTTGATGCGCATCCCCGACGACGTCCCCGACGAAAAGGCTGCGGCACTTCCTTGCGCCTACGGTACCGCGCACCGCATGTTGCACACCCGCGGACAGATCAAGGCCGGCGAAACCGTGCTCGTGCTCGGCGCGTCGGGCGGCGTCGGAACCGCTTGCGTGCTGTTGGCGAAGCTCGCCGGCTGCAAGGTCATCGCCGCCGCGGGCAGCGACGACAAGTGCGCACGGCTGCGCGACCTCGGCGCCGACGAAACCATCAACTACAGTGCCGTCAAGATCGACAAATATGTCCGTGAAACGACCGGCAGCCTGCTGCGCGGCGGCGGCGTCGATGTCGTCGTGAACTTCACCGCGGGCGACACCTGGGCGCCATCGATGCGCTGCGTCAGGCGTTTCGGCCGGTTGTTGTGCTGCGGGGGCACCGGTGGCTATGCCGCCGTCACCGATATCCCCTACCTGTTCATGTCGGAAATGAGCATCATCGGTTCGACCGGCTGGGATCGCTCGGATCAGGAGGCATGCCTTGGCCTTGTCGCGCGGGGACTGCTCGATCCGCCGATCGATCGGGTATGCGCGCTGTCGGACGGCATCGCCGCGGTGCGTGCCATCGAGGAGCGCGCCGTTGTCGGCAAGGTCATCGTGAAGCCCTGA
- a CDS encoding AMP-binding protein gives MNSPPHRFATAADVAAFAAVPLAQRIAGRDIVAMITSHADCDGEADAIEYIPSGRAGDAVATTSRRQLCDGARAIAVRLKQAGVGPDDVVATLLPNGPATVATAIAALAVATLAPINLYLEPAQVVTLIAESGARVLLVPTDPPPALAKMLATLRADCEQRAIALIEIDTARLPVAPADAPPLRSRAPQDQVALFHTGGTTGLPKFVPLTAHNLAAAALISCFGYGYAARDRVLCAMPMFHVGGLFACSLFPLSAGSSILVLGPLGYRGEGVVAALPATIAHHGVSVVVGPPTVMAQLAANLPDRAGLPHLRLLINGAAALPRAVGERLNDGLGVPVVEPWGLTEATLAVTSGPCYGVNRRGSVGLALPYCEVRAMRTDANGRAIGDAGDDIGVLAIRGPTVFSGYLNRHAGEQPFFSDGWLDTGDLGRVDRDGFVWVTGRAKELIKRGGHGIDPGMIENALAAHDSVAVAAAVGRPDAYAGEIPVAYVQLHPGAAAGEAELLAFASQRIQERAAIPKEIIILPQLPVTAVGKVHKQPLKLDITQRVVERLIHAITGADQMASVAIFPHPRHGFLVHVRAAARHVQPIEDALGAFAFAFEVTPANKVS, from the coding sequence ATGAACAGCCCCCCTCACCGCTTCGCGACGGCTGCCGACGTCGCGGCGTTCGCCGCAGTCCCGCTCGCGCAGCGGATCGCTGGCCGCGACATCGTCGCCATGATCACATCGCACGCCGATTGCGATGGCGAGGCGGACGCCATTGAGTACATTCCCTCAGGGCGCGCCGGCGATGCGGTTGCCACCACGTCGCGGCGACAGCTGTGCGACGGCGCACGCGCCATCGCCGTGCGGCTGAAGCAAGCCGGCGTTGGCCCTGACGACGTCGTGGCGACGCTGCTGCCGAATGGTCCGGCGACCGTCGCCACAGCGATCGCCGCCCTGGCCGTGGCAACGCTCGCGCCGATCAACCTCTACCTCGAGCCAGCGCAGGTCGTGACGCTGATCGCAGAGAGCGGCGCCAGGGTGCTGCTCGTGCCGACCGACCCGCCACCGGCACTGGCGAAGATGCTGGCGACATTGCGCGCGGATTGCGAGCAACGGGCAATCGCGCTGATCGAGATCGACACGGCACGTCTGCCGGTCGCACCTGCCGATGCTCCGCCGCTGCGGTCGCGGGCACCGCAGGACCAGGTCGCGCTGTTCCACACCGGCGGAACGACCGGCCTGCCGAAGTTCGTACCGCTGACCGCACACAATCTCGCGGCTGCGGCGCTGATATCCTGCTTCGGCTACGGCTACGCCGCGCGGGATCGCGTGCTATGCGCGATGCCGATGTTCCATGTCGGCGGCCTGTTCGCCTGCTCGTTGTTTCCCCTCAGTGCCGGCAGCAGCATCCTAGTCCTCGGGCCGCTCGGCTATCGCGGCGAAGGCGTCGTCGCGGCGCTCCCGGCGACCATCGCCCACCATGGCGTCAGCGTGGTCGTCGGCCCGCCGACGGTCATGGCGCAACTTGCCGCCAACCTGCCCGATCGCGCCGGCCTGCCCCACCTCCGCCTGCTGATCAACGGCGCGGCGGCCTTGCCGCGCGCGGTCGGCGAACGCCTGAACGATGGCCTCGGCGTTCCCGTGGTCGAACCGTGGGGCTTGACGGAGGCGACGCTCGCCGTCACCAGCGGCCCCTGTTACGGCGTCAATCGACGGGGCTCCGTCGGGCTGGCGCTCCCCTATTGCGAAGTCCGCGCCATGCGGACCGACGCGAACGGCCGTGCGATCGGCGATGCCGGCGACGACATCGGCGTACTGGCGATCCGTGGCCCTACGGTGTTCTCCGGCTATCTCAACCGACATGCAGGCGAGCAGCCCTTTTTTTCCGATGGCTGGCTCGACACCGGCGACCTCGGCCGTGTCGATCGCGACGGCTTCGTCTGGGTGACCGGACGTGCGAAGGAATTGATCAAGCGCGGCGGGCACGGCATCGATCCCGGCATGATCGAGAATGCGCTCGCGGCACACGACAGCGTCGCCGTGGCGGCAGCGGTTGGCAGGCCCGACGCCTATGCCGGGGAAATTCCGGTGGCCTATGTCCAGTTGCATCCGGGTGCTGCCGCAGGTGAAGCGGAACTGCTCGCCTTCGCATCGCAGCGCATCCAGGAGCGCGCCGCGATCCCGAAGGAGATCATCATCCTTCCGCAACTGCCGGTCACCGCCGTCGGCAAGGTGCACAAGCAGCCGCTCAAATTGGATATCACGCAACGCGTCGTCGAACGCCTCATCCACGCCATCACTGGCGCCGACCAGATGGCCTCCGTCGCCATCTTCCCTCATCCGCGCCACGGCTTCCTCGTTCACGTGCGCGCTGCTGCGCGGCACGTGCAACCGATCGAGGACGCACTCGGCGCATTCGCGTTTGCCTTCGAAGTCACTCCCGCCAACAAGGTCTCTTGA
- a CDS encoding aspartate/glutamate racemase family protein, which produces MSTAQATWDGRRQRRRLGLIGGMSWRSTALYHERLNCAAERIFGPHGTVVGQIESLDYAELLSFASRGDMAAIEARLADAARRLRHAGCEVIALTAVTAHHWHGAVAAAVDVPVPHVLSAVAETLGANGLVDVGVLGTALTCGSRAARGRLDDGRRLLFPDEVAQARIDDLIQRILTVDGGDAAGRDTLADVSLTLQDRGARAIVLACTELPLLLPVATIELPVIDAVALHIDDIFDHICE; this is translated from the coding sequence ATGAGCACGGCGCAGGCGACATGGGACGGACGGAGGCAGCGTCGCCGCCTTGGCCTGATCGGCGGCATGAGCTGGCGATCGACCGCGCTCTACCATGAGCGGCTCAACTGCGCCGCCGAGCGGATATTCGGCCCTCACGGCACGGTCGTTGGGCAGATCGAGAGCCTCGACTATGCGGAGCTGTTGTCGTTCGCTTCCCGCGGCGACATGGCCGCGATCGAGGCGCGTCTGGCCGATGCGGCGCGCCGGCTGCGTCACGCCGGCTGCGAGGTGATCGCGCTGACTGCGGTCACCGCTCATCACTGGCACGGCGCCGTTGCCGCCGCGGTCGACGTGCCCGTGCCGCATGTGCTGTCGGCGGTGGCGGAAACACTAGGGGCGAACGGGCTCGTCGATGTCGGCGTGCTCGGCACCGCCCTGACATGTGGTTCGCGAGCCGCCCGCGGCCGTCTCGACGACGGCCGACGGCTGTTGTTTCCGGACGAGGTCGCACAGGCGCGCATCGATGACCTGATCCAGCGGATCCTCACGGTCGATGGCGGCGATGCCGCGGGCCGCGACACGCTCGCCGACGTCAGCCTGACGCTGCAAGACCGCGGCGCTCGCGCCATCGTGCTGGCCTGCACGGAACTCCCCCTGCTGCTTCCTGTCGCGACGATCGAGCTGCCGGTCATCGACGCCGTCGCGCTGCATATCGACGACATTTTCGACCACATCTGCGAGTGA